In a single window of the Candidatus Bathyarchaeia archaeon genome:
- a CDS encoding ATP-dependent DNA ligase, protein MKYSFMADAYKKIESTTKRLEMTDYLVDFLMKTPPNIIDKVAYLTQGKLYPDFVGIEIGVAEKLAIRAIAKATGIGETTIELDVKKTGDLGATAQTFLEKRKQQTFFTQQLTVEKVYDTLDKMARATGPGSMDMKINLLAALLTDATPKEAKYLIRTVTGELRLGIADMTVLDALAIAYGGGKDARAEIERAYNISSDLGRVAKTVAEKGIEGITNFTVSIGEPIRPMLAERLGDPDEILAKLGGKCIAEYKYDGERVQAHKNDTLIILFSRRLENITEQYPDAVELISKHVKAKQAIIEAEIVAIDPDTGEMRPFQELMHRRRKYGIQQVMQEYPISLHIFDTLYVDGKDLTQEPYPRRHKVLQKIIEKSDRVRPAEYLITNNAGELEKFFEEAIQNGCEGVICKSLTQDSVYQAGARGWLWIKYKRDYKSEMTDAVDLVVVGAFHGRGKRGGTYGALLLAAYDPEEDEFETVTKCGTGFTDEDLSNLPKMLEKHRLPHKSPRVNSALEADVWFEPKAVIEVIGAEITLSPIHTAAMDKIRKASGLAIRFPRFTGSYRLDKSAEDATTTDEIVKMYQSQLKKVTEQPSEPSV, encoded by the coding sequence ATGAAATATTCATTCATGGCCGATGCCTACAAAAAAATCGAATCAACAACAAAACGGTTGGAGATGACCGATTACCTCGTTGATTTTCTCATGAAAACGCCACCAAACATAATCGACAAAGTGGCCTACCTAACACAGGGCAAACTGTACCCAGACTTCGTCGGCATCGAAATAGGCGTAGCGGAAAAACTCGCTATACGTGCCATAGCGAAAGCCACAGGCATCGGCGAAACCACAATCGAACTAGACGTGAAAAAAACCGGTGACCTCGGCGCCACAGCCCAAACATTCCTAGAAAAAAGAAAACAACAAACCTTCTTCACTCAACAGTTGACAGTCGAAAAAGTCTACGACACCCTAGACAAAATGGCGCGAGCAACAGGCCCAGGCTCAATGGACATGAAGATCAACCTGCTCGCAGCCTTACTTACTGACGCCACACCAAAGGAAGCAAAATACCTTATCCGCACTGTCACAGGCGAACTCCGCCTAGGCATAGCCGACATGACGGTCTTAGACGCTTTAGCGATAGCATATGGAGGCGGAAAAGATGCTCGAGCCGAAATAGAACGCGCCTACAACATTAGCAGCGATTTGGGCAGAGTAGCCAAAACAGTGGCTGAAAAAGGAATAGAAGGAATAACAAACTTCACAGTTAGCATAGGCGAGCCCATACGACCCATGCTCGCCGAACGACTAGGCGACCCCGATGAAATCCTAGCCAAACTAGGTGGAAAATGCATAGCCGAATACAAGTACGACGGCGAACGTGTTCAAGCACACAAAAACGACACCTTGATTATTCTATTCTCACGGCGGCTAGAGAACATAACTGAGCAGTATCCGGACGCCGTTGAACTGATTAGCAAACACGTTAAAGCAAAACAAGCCATAATCGAAGCCGAAATCGTAGCCATCGACCCAGACACAGGCGAGATGAGACCCTTTCAAGAACTAATGCACCGGCGTCGCAAATACGGCATACAACAGGTCATGCAAGAATACCCAATCTCACTACACATCTTCGACACGTTATACGTTGACGGAAAAGACCTGACACAAGAACCCTACCCACGCCGACACAAAGTGCTACAAAAAATAATTGAGAAAAGCGACCGCGTCCGACCCGCCGAATACCTAATCACCAACAATGCTGGCGAACTCGAGAAATTCTTCGAGGAAGCCATCCAAAACGGCTGCGAAGGCGTAATATGCAAGTCACTGACCCAAGACTCCGTATACCAAGCTGGCGCTAGAGGCTGGCTCTGGATAAAATACAAACGCGACTACAAAAGCGAAATGACAGACGCCGTCGATCTAGTCGTAGTCGGCGCCTTCCATGGAAGAGGCAAACGAGGCGGAACCTACGGCGCCCTGCTCCTAGCCGCCTACGACCCAGAAGAAGACGAATTCGAAACCGTAACCAAATGCGGCACAGGATTCACAGATGAAGACTTGTCCAACCTGCCAAAAATGCTGGAGAAACACAGGCTGCCACACAAAAGCCCAAGAGTCAACTCCGCACTTGAAGCCGACGTTTGGTTTGAACCTAAAGCCGTCATTGAAGTCATTGGCGCCGAGATTACGCTCAGCCCTATTCATACTGCGGCTATGGACAAGATAAGAAAAGCAAGCGGTCTGGCAATTCGGTTTCCACGGTTCACAGGAAGCTACCGGCTAGACAAATCGGCTGAGGATGCCACTACAACCGATGAGATCGTTAAGATGTACCAGAGTCAGCTAAAGAAAGTTACAGAGCAACCTTCGGAACCCAGCGTCTAA
- a CDS encoding Lrp/AsnC family transcriptional regulator — MKSKGQDFAIDDLDRQILRLLQGNAKQTYSEIGSKLSVAHSTVYDRIQKMKQGGFITKYEAMVDTERIGIPLIMAHMIITSDPKETENIAKKMTRFDQVLEVATSFSEELVIIAKVAAKDQAELHSFIARSIAPLPGVLRIRTAIVTKKFKEERFSISFERKLPKSKE; from the coding sequence ATGAAGTCAAAAGGTCAAGACTTTGCCATAGACGACTTGGATAGGCAGATTCTTAGGCTTTTGCAGGGAAATGCGAAGCAGACTTATAGCGAGATTGGCAGCAAACTCAGTGTGGCGCACTCAACTGTTTACGACCGGATTCAGAAGATGAAGCAAGGCGGCTTCATAACGAAGTACGAGGCTATGGTTGACACCGAGAGAATTGGCATACCACTGATAATGGCCCATATGATCATCACCTCTGATCCAAAGGAAACTGAGAATATTGCCAAGAAAATGACTAGGTTTGATCAAGTGCTTGAAGTAGCAACTTCGTTTTCTGAGGAACTTGTGATCATCGCCAAAGTTGCTGCAAAGGATCAAGCTGAATTACATTCATTTATAGCTCGGTCCATTGCTCCTCTTCCAGGCGTGCTGAGAATCAGAACTGCGATCGTCACCAAGAAGTTCAAGGAAGAGCGGTTCAGTATCAGTTTCGAACGGAAGTTGCCAAAATCGAAGGAATAG
- a CDS encoding anaerobic ribonucleoside-triphosphate reductase activating protein produces MEIKGFIDVSLSDWDGKVSSVIFLPECNFRCPFCYNKRLVLQPQTMSTIALERVEKHIQANKKWIDGVVITGGEPTRHEELPSLCNRLKAMGYCVKVDTNGTNPFMLRDLVDRQLINYVALDVKSPLTEKDYSLAAGVKAASFLEKITETIEFLLAGNVDYEFRTTLVPTLVETESVDRICQTIKGCRKYMLQNFKSDVETLDPRFQALRPFSTAQMESFLRAAKKAVPTACLRG; encoded by the coding sequence ATGGAAATTAAAGGCTTTATCGATGTCAGTCTTTCGGACTGGGATGGTAAAGTATCGTCAGTCATATTTCTGCCAGAGTGCAACTTCCGATGTCCTTTCTGCTATAACAAGAGGTTGGTCCTGCAGCCTCAGACAATGTCAACAATAGCTCTGGAACGGGTTGAGAAGCATATTCAGGCAAACAAAAAGTGGATTGACGGAGTTGTCATAACAGGAGGGGAACCAACCCGACACGAGGAGCTGCCCAGTCTCTGCAACAGATTGAAAGCGATGGGCTACTGCGTCAAAGTGGATACCAATGGCACTAATCCATTTATGTTACGTGACTTGGTTGATCGCCAACTCATCAACTATGTCGCGCTAGATGTGAAGTCTCCCCTAACCGAAAAAGACTACTCTTTGGCCGCAGGTGTTAAGGCAGCTTCATTCCTTGAAAAAATCACGGAAACGATCGAGTTTTTGCTTGCAGGCAATGTTGACTACGAGTTTCGAACGACCCTAGTTCCAACGCTGGTTGAAACCGAAAGTGTGGATAGAATCTGCCAAACTATAAAGGGTTGTAGGAAATACATGCTGCAAAACTTCAAATCCGATGTCGAAACTCTAGACCCAAGGTTTCAAGCGTTACGACCGTTCTCCACAGCTCAGATGGAGTCTTTTCTTCGAGCTGCGAAGAAAGCTGTTCCAACCGCGTGTTTGCGGGGCTAG
- a CDS encoding M56 family metallopeptidase, protein MTESEAVSFDIETEVTPSYYEEILKYTYQNYIQPRLELFSDVRRSIEDGEPVLDFTFLDSENKWSINVKMKTGVPVKVFMRPSTAGVPQSALDRLKDDLIIVLQYFEEQVRRSTLYFAWVQGREVVPEKSPFRRARVLERILFGNILILYVMFFAVSIFLVFVIGIYATAIFIVASQFVTVIFSDRLVGTLSDWPISVQNPTVHLLQYHLPTQDREAFMQKYSREQLLAMKKRIYDQTIAVGKPIDCATARDIMSESGLSCSSENMSTKTINVFELVRKTTQKFNLPIPKIALSNTMIPNAAAAGPSPKRGVILLTTGLLVQLEEDEILGVLGHELSHLNARDPFILFGLVGGEYLLRIFFLWPYIQDFGFLYLILILGFIYFFAKFFEARADLDSSTKIGNPKVLAAALRKIGFRRLQFERSPGGRISDWISWDPHPPIYFRVERLEKLDANKQIRHTFIQSAKDCIRGFFAAF, encoded by the coding sequence ATGACTGAGTCAGAAGCTGTGTCATTTGACATTGAGACTGAGGTAACGCCATCGTACTACGAGGAGATTCTGAAATACACGTATCAGAACTACATCCAGCCTCGTCTAGAACTTTTTTCCGACGTTAGGAGAAGCATTGAAGACGGAGAGCCTGTTCTAGATTTCACTTTTTTGGATTCTGAAAACAAGTGGAGCATTAATGTCAAGATGAAGACAGGTGTCCCTGTTAAAGTCTTCATGAGACCGAGTACTGCAGGTGTCCCACAATCAGCTTTGGATCGCCTGAAGGATGACCTTATCATTGTTCTGCAATATTTCGAAGAACAAGTACGGCGTTCAACGCTCTATTTTGCGTGGGTGCAAGGTCGCGAAGTTGTGCCTGAGAAGTCGCCCTTTAGACGTGCAAGAGTACTTGAGAGAATACTCTTCGGCAACATCCTCATCTTATATGTGATGTTCTTTGCCGTAAGCATCTTCTTGGTTTTTGTGATCGGAATTTACGCGACAGCAATTTTCATCGTGGCTTCTCAGTTTGTTACGGTGATTTTTTCTGATAGACTCGTGGGTACTCTAAGCGATTGGCCGATTTCGGTTCAAAATCCTACGGTTCACCTTCTGCAATATCATCTACCAACTCAAGATAGAGAAGCTTTCATGCAGAAATACAGTCGTGAGCAGCTTCTTGCCATGAAAAAAAGGATCTACGACCAAACCATAGCGGTGGGCAAACCGATAGACTGCGCAACAGCACGAGACATTATGTCAGAATCGGGGCTATCATGTTCCTCGGAAAACATGTCAACTAAAACAATCAATGTCTTTGAGCTTGTTCGGAAAACAACCCAGAAATTCAACTTGCCCATTCCAAAGATAGCCCTCTCCAACACAATGATTCCAAATGCTGCAGCAGCAGGTCCAAGTCCAAAACGTGGCGTAATACTTCTAACAACAGGTTTGCTTGTTCAACTGGAGGAAGATGAAATCTTGGGTGTGTTGGGTCATGAACTCAGCCACCTCAATGCACGCGATCCCTTCATATTGTTCGGACTTGTAGGCGGCGAATACCTCTTGAGAATTTTTTTCCTCTGGCCTTACATCCAAGACTTCGGTTTTCTATATTTGATACTCATTCTGGGTTTTATCTATTTTTTTGCCAAGTTCTTTGAAGCTCGTGCCGACCTTGACTCTTCAACGAAAATCGGCAACCCAAAAGTCTTGGCGGCGGCATTGAGGAAGATTGGGTTTCGTAGGCTGCAGTTTGAACGTTCCCCAGGCGGTCGGATTTCGGACTGGATTTCATGGGATCCACATCCCCCAATCTATTTTCGAGTTGAACGTTTGGAAAAACTTGATGCGAATAAGCAAATCAGACACACATTCATTCAGTCTGCAAAAGACTGCATCCGAGGTTTCTTTGCTGCATTCTAA
- a CDS encoding LSM domain-containing protein → MEPSKKPLNVLTKNLNTYVVITLKNGIEYHGTMVRCDGYMNLLLDGASEHVNDTLVASYGNVLVRGNNILYIAIDVPHK, encoded by the coding sequence ATGGAACCTAGCAAAAAGCCCTTGAACGTTCTAACGAAGAACTTAAACACTTATGTGGTTATCACGCTGAAAAACGGTATTGAGTACCATGGTACAATGGTGCGGTGCGACGGTTACATGAACCTGTTGTTAGATGGTGCTTCAGAACACGTAAACGACACGTTAGTCGCAAGTTATGGTAACGTTCTGGTTAGGGGAAACAACATACTTTACATAGCTATAGATGTGCCGCACAAGTGA
- a CDS encoding winged helix-turn-helix domain-containing protein, giving the protein MRRSKLEMYIDILKVLARHGPLKLTHIMYKANVNCSVLKEYLDFLIANNLVEEKTVGKKRIVYAITERGSTVLKYFRELRSVLPIIEEARAGANAITNRPLPPSLY; this is encoded by the coding sequence GTGCGAAGATCCAAACTCGAAATGTACATTGATATACTCAAGGTTTTGGCACGACACGGTCCACTGAAACTTACACACATAATGTACAAAGCCAACGTCAACTGCAGCGTCTTGAAAGAATACTTAGACTTCTTAATCGCCAACAATCTAGTTGAAGAAAAAACCGTGGGCAAGAAACGCATAGTCTACGCCATAACCGAACGCGGTTCAACAGTGCTCAAATACTTCAGAGAACTAAGATCCGTGCTACCAATAATCGAGGAAGCAAGGGCAGGAGCAAACGCAATCACTAACAGGCCACTGCCACCAAGCTTATATTAA
- a CDS encoding 3-hydroxyacyl-CoA dehydrogenase family protein, whose amino-acid sequence MEIKKVAVIGAGAMGSGIAYICAMKGCEVAITEVNEELLRRGVTRIRQMIVDGVSRGKLMPKEAEAVMSKVKGTTNMADAARDVDIVIEAVNEDMNVKKEVFKKLDENCPAHTVLASNTSALSITEMAKTTERPDKVIGLHFFNPPYAMKLVEVVIAEQTSEETRLAADGFIRGLGKETVTVMDSPGFIVNRLVLPMLNEAVQLVFEEKKTTMEDVDKAVTLGMNFPAGPFRLADFVGLDVALAVLEHLYEAFGEKFKPCPILVEKVKNGHLGIKTRKGFYEY is encoded by the coding sequence TTGGAAATTAAGAAAGTGGCCGTCATCGGCGCCGGCGCAATGGGGTCAGGCATAGCGTACATCTGTGCGATGAAAGGCTGCGAAGTAGCGATAACCGAAGTAAACGAAGAACTATTGAGACGAGGCGTAACCCGAATTCGACAGATGATAGTGGACGGAGTGAGCCGTGGAAAACTCATGCCCAAAGAAGCTGAAGCGGTAATGAGCAAAGTCAAAGGCACAACAAATATGGCAGATGCCGCCCGAGACGTCGACATTGTCATCGAAGCAGTCAATGAAGACATGAACGTTAAGAAAGAGGTTTTCAAGAAGCTTGATGAAAACTGCCCTGCGCACACTGTTTTAGCCTCTAACACTTCCGCGTTAAGCATAACTGAAATGGCAAAGACCACAGAGCGTCCAGACAAAGTCATTGGTCTGCACTTCTTTAACCCACCCTACGCTATGAAACTGGTTGAAGTTGTCATAGCTGAACAAACTAGCGAGGAAACTAGATTAGCCGCTGACGGTTTCATACGTGGATTGGGCAAAGAAACAGTGACTGTCATGGACTCGCCTGGGTTCATTGTTAATCGTCTGGTTCTGCCCATGCTAAATGAGGCAGTGCAGCTGGTGTTTGAGGAGAAGAAGACTACCATGGAAGACGTGGATAAGGCTGTGACTCTGGGCATGAATTTTCCAGCTGGCCCTTTCCGACTTGCTGACTTTGTCGGGTTGGATGTGGCATTAGCAGTGCTGGAGCATCTGTACGAAGCGTTTGGAGAAAAATTCAAGCCCTGCCCAATCCTAGTTGAAAAAGTGAAGAATGGACACCTGGGAATTAAAACTAGAAAAGGATTCTACGAATACTAA
- a CDS encoding TldD/PmbA family protein — translation MNSHIEDLMGKTIKHALTNGADFAEAKGEDTTTRNIEAVNKETRTVSQVRNIGIGIRAFCGKANGFSFSNMLNEENVFHAAETAVKIANASSKKTLMKMKLAEVKAVQEKRSTNVAKHPKDVSLDEKKDLCFRQCQTAMEAGKQIANVRSLFGEYYGTIFYANSEGTSVAYEPLLVGLTVSCVAKKGELIVDARDAHGGTAGLTAFEEEKHTPEKMAENAAKWALEKLKAKPAPAGKFDAVIDQSLAGVLAHESFGHLSEADFVVVGGSPLTGRIGQKLGTDIVSIVDEGLPQNGGYSVHFDDEGVPCSRVEILKNGVLTHFLQNRLTARVLKMEPTGNARSQDYSFEPIVRMRNTYFASGDRKPEEALSELKQGIYAIDTAGGQVQETGTFLFKAIRGYWVENGEKKYPLRDVALTGNILELLKNVEAVCNDLELHSTPFGGCGKIEQRAFVGTGGPHMRIKNVQFGGAR, via the coding sequence ATGAATTCACATATCGAAGACTTGATGGGCAAAACCATTAAGCATGCGCTGACGAATGGAGCAGACTTCGCTGAAGCCAAAGGCGAAGACACGACAACGCGAAACATTGAAGCTGTGAACAAAGAGACGCGGACAGTGTCGCAAGTCCGCAACATAGGCATTGGGATCAGAGCCTTCTGTGGAAAAGCAAACGGGTTCTCATTCTCAAACATGTTGAACGAAGAAAATGTTTTTCATGCAGCTGAAACAGCCGTGAAAATCGCCAACGCTTCCTCCAAGAAGACGCTTATGAAAATGAAACTCGCAGAAGTTAAAGCAGTCCAAGAAAAACGGTCAACAAACGTGGCTAAGCATCCAAAGGATGTTTCGCTTGACGAGAAGAAGGACCTGTGCTTTCGGCAATGTCAAACCGCTATGGAAGCAGGTAAGCAGATAGCCAACGTTCGAAGTCTTTTCGGAGAATATTATGGTACCATATTCTATGCAAACAGCGAAGGAACAAGCGTTGCATACGAGCCCCTTCTAGTAGGCTTGACGGTCTCATGTGTGGCTAAGAAAGGCGAGCTTATAGTTGACGCTCGAGACGCTCACGGAGGAACAGCCGGGTTGACGGCATTCGAGGAAGAAAAGCACACACCAGAAAAAATGGCTGAAAACGCTGCAAAGTGGGCGCTTGAGAAACTGAAGGCGAAGCCGGCGCCCGCGGGAAAATTCGACGCAGTGATTGATCAATCACTTGCCGGAGTGCTTGCTCACGAATCTTTTGGACACTTGTCGGAGGCAGATTTCGTGGTTGTGGGCGGTTCACCGCTAACAGGAAGAATCGGTCAAAAACTGGGAACAGACATCGTGTCAATTGTTGATGAAGGTCTTCCACAAAATGGAGGTTACAGTGTGCATTTTGACGACGAAGGAGTCCCGTGCTCACGCGTCGAGATTCTAAAGAACGGAGTATTAACCCATTTTCTCCAGAACAGGCTCACCGCGAGAGTTTTGAAAATGGAGCCCACGGGAAACGCTCGAAGCCAAGATTACTCCTTTGAACCAATTGTTAGGATGAGAAACACCTATTTTGCTTCAGGCGACCGCAAACCCGAGGAAGCCTTAAGCGAGCTGAAACAGGGAATTTACGCGATTGACACTGCAGGCGGACAAGTTCAGGAAACTGGCACGTTTCTATTCAAAGCGATAAGAGGCTACTGGGTAGAAAACGGAGAGAAAAAGTATCCGCTACGAGATGTGGCGTTAACAGGGAACATTCTTGAGCTCCTTAAGAATGTGGAAGCTGTCTGTAACGATCTTGAACTGCACAGCACTCCTTTTGGAGGTTGCGGAAAGATCGAACAGCGCGCATTCGTGGGCACAGGTGGACCGCATATGCGGATAAAGAACGTTCAGTTTGGAGGTGCACGGTGA
- a CDS encoding TldD/PmbA family protein, translated as MEEQLKSVGNKAMNHAQKLGALEAEIFLYIENHTSVKFVGGIFASRSKAIKGLKGTFARIAEPWIKKKGIPIVSSGTKAGVGVRAVINKAIGFSSVSSLEETKVLEAVEEAVKIAKIRPPDPNWISLPDPKTPNEKGGIFDNKIADLSADRILEMSANCCTAAGDYDKRIMQAMSMITADSLTWGIVNTKGIEVFDKGTAFSAYVGTKAKSKGEEVSSGDFLISRTLTENVTPIAVSASKRTVECFGKRTLPEKHVGPVVFENESWAQLFAVIFTAGISGYNVQENRSVLKDKLSQKVAEEKVSILDDGTLPEGIGTAKMDDEGVPRQKTPIIEKGVLTSFLYDNYSARRESRESTGNSSRRRDPVAAYSNQPMIRPSNMILEPGARSLEALIGEVKNGVLVKGSLIGAGHSNVVTGDFSVTADNAFKIENGAVAYPLKACSVAGNLYQALNSIVAIGNDSRTFGSVINPSVAIEKIVAST; from the coding sequence ATGGAAGAGCAACTGAAGTCAGTTGGAAACAAAGCAATGAATCACGCTCAGAAACTTGGCGCCCTCGAAGCCGAAATCTTCCTTTACATTGAGAATCACACATCTGTGAAGTTCGTCGGAGGCATTTTCGCTTCGAGAAGCAAAGCCATCAAGGGCTTAAAGGGCACTTTTGCACGGATTGCTGAGCCATGGATCAAGAAGAAAGGCATTCCAATAGTCAGTAGTGGAACCAAAGCGGGCGTGGGCGTAAGAGCCGTAATAAATAAGGCGATCGGATTCTCCAGCGTGTCAAGCCTTGAGGAAACCAAAGTGCTGGAGGCAGTGGAAGAAGCCGTTAAAATAGCCAAAATCCGACCGCCTGACCCTAATTGGATTTCGCTGCCTGACCCGAAAACACCAAACGAGAAAGGAGGAATCTTCGACAACAAGATCGCGGACTTGAGCGCTGACCGAATTCTGGAAATGAGCGCTAACTGCTGCACGGCGGCTGGTGACTATGATAAAAGAATCATGCAGGCAATGTCGATGATTACAGCTGACTCGTTAACGTGGGGCATAGTCAACACGAAAGGCATTGAAGTGTTTGACAAGGGAACAGCGTTCTCAGCTTACGTTGGAACAAAGGCGAAGTCCAAAGGCGAAGAAGTGTCTAGCGGCGACTTTCTTATCTCAAGAACTCTAACTGAGAATGTGACACCAATTGCTGTTAGCGCTTCAAAGAGAACCGTTGAATGTTTTGGCAAAAGAACACTGCCAGAGAAGCATGTGGGTCCGGTTGTTTTTGAAAATGAAAGTTGGGCTCAGCTCTTCGCTGTGATATTCACCGCCGGTATTTCAGGCTACAATGTACAGGAAAACCGCTCAGTGCTCAAAGATAAACTGAGCCAAAAGGTTGCAGAAGAGAAGGTGTCAATTCTTGATGATGGAACACTGCCCGAAGGCATTGGAACAGCCAAAATGGACGACGAAGGCGTTCCCAGACAAAAGACTCCAATAATCGAGAAAGGCGTGTTAACTAGCTTTCTGTATGATAACTACTCTGCAAGGCGGGAGTCTCGAGAAAGCACAGGCAATTCAAGCAGGCGTAGAGACCCCGTGGCTGCTTACTCAAACCAGCCTATGATCAGGCCTTCGAACATGATACTAGAGCCTGGAGCACGCAGCCTAGAAGCATTGATAGGTGAAGTCAAGAATGGAGTGCTGGTGAAAGGTTCGTTGATTGGCGCGGGACACTCAAACGTTGTTACTGGCGATTTCTCAGTGACCGCGGACAACGCCTTCAAGATAGAGAACGGCGCGGTTGCATATCCGCTCAAGGCATGCAGTGTGGCGGGAAACCTTTACCAAGCCTTGAATTCTATAGTGGCTATAGGAAATGATTCAAGAACCTTTGGATCTGTGATCAATCCCTCAGTTGCCATAGAGAAAATAGTTGCATCTACCTAG
- a CDS encoding MFS transporter, translating into MLHAFKTDLGALLKYSQLFPLCFAVFVSMLGFGLVMPLLPLYARDFGATGLQLGMLTASFALTRAVATLPGGWVADKAGRKKPIVFGLLMYSVVMALYGFSQDVNQLILLRAIQGLASGVVWPVISTMVVDIVQPNDRAKALGLYETMWFLGMIVGPALGGILAGLFSISVPFFVCGGLAFMTTILMVFTVRETIPTINDNHDAFHARKNASTVLTSSTNVRGRLQGIRQLTPYPRIFCGLCVARFIIAFSNSLIQPVLSVYANEVLGISEIGVGMLFTVMSIVTLLATLPMGVIADNTGRKPMLMMGKVFDGASAFLVIFSGSFWPLLLVMMLRGFGRGATSPPITAMFSTVVPSSMRAKGMGVFNSFQNLGLVVGSFIAGFLYEFYSPVTPFIACGVISFIGVALVWLMVSEPKPHQNC; encoded by the coding sequence GTGCTCCACGCTTTCAAGACTGATTTAGGCGCGCTGTTGAAATATTCGCAGTTATTTCCGCTCTGCTTCGCGGTGTTTGTGAGCATGCTAGGCTTCGGATTAGTGATGCCTCTTTTGCCCTTATACGCGAGGGATTTTGGAGCAACGGGGTTGCAGTTGGGCATGTTAACTGCGTCTTTTGCATTGACCAGGGCAGTGGCTACTTTGCCTGGAGGATGGGTTGCCGATAAAGCTGGCAGGAAAAAACCGATAGTATTTGGATTGCTCATGTACTCCGTTGTAATGGCGTTGTACGGCTTTTCTCAAGACGTTAACCAACTAATTCTGCTGAGGGCTATTCAAGGCTTGGCTTCCGGGGTGGTCTGGCCCGTTATTAGCACCATGGTTGTTGACATTGTGCAGCCGAATGACAGAGCCAAGGCGCTGGGACTTTACGAAACCATGTGGTTTCTCGGCATGATAGTGGGTCCAGCATTAGGAGGCATATTGGCAGGCTTATTCTCAATTAGCGTGCCGTTCTTCGTGTGCGGCGGCTTAGCCTTCATGACAACAATCCTCATGGTTTTCACAGTTCGCGAAACCATCCCAACAATAAACGATAATCATGACGCGTTTCATGCACGAAAGAATGCTTCAACAGTGTTAACTTCCAGCACCAATGTGCGAGGGAGACTTCAGGGAATAAGGCAGTTGACACCTTATCCTCGCATCTTCTGTGGCCTTTGCGTTGCACGGTTCATAATCGCTTTTTCCAATTCGCTTATTCAGCCTGTGCTATCCGTGTACGCTAATGAAGTGTTGGGCATTTCAGAAATCGGTGTTGGAATGCTCTTCACAGTTATGAGCATCGTGACTTTGCTGGCGACCTTGCCCATGGGAGTGATTGCGGATAACACGGGAAGAAAGCCGATGCTTATGATGGGAAAAGTCTTCGATGGGGCTTCCGCGTTTCTCGTCATATTTTCGGGGAGCTTCTGGCCTTTGCTTTTGGTCATGATGTTAAGAGGTTTCGGACGTGGAGCAACAAGCCCGCCGATAACCGCAATGTTCTCAACTGTTGTGCCTTCGTCGATGAGGGCAAAAGGCATGGGGGTCTTTAACAGTTTTCAGAATCTCGGTCTAGTTGTAGGTTCCTTCATTGCAGGCTTTCTCTATGAATTCTACTCTCCGGTAACTCCTTTCATCGCTTGCGGCGTTATCAGTTTCATCGGTGTGGCTCTAGTGTGGCTCATGGTATCTGAACCCAAGCCACACCAGAATTGCTGA
- a CDS encoding SCP2 sterol-binding domain-containing protein, which translates to MSMAAKKLFDAVAMKANRSNDGQRIMKDWVDHYHGKVIQFETDAEKFYLVVQNGKMKVLDGEYPAPDLTFKSSSKTLSEVFTGRKRIGDAMKAWELVLVGAGHEGFALGRLVTTVMLEV; encoded by the coding sequence ATGAGCATGGCGGCAAAAAAGCTCTTTGACGCCGTCGCCATGAAGGCCAACAGAAGCAATGATGGACAGAGAATCATGAAAGACTGGGTAGACCATTACCACGGCAAAGTCATTCAGTTCGAGACAGACGCTGAAAAATTCTATTTGGTCGTCCAGAATGGAAAAATGAAGGTCTTAGACGGAGAATATCCCGCGCCCGATCTGACCTTCAAAAGCTCATCGAAAACTCTTTCAGAGGTTTTCACAGGCAGAAAACGCATCGGCGACGCCATGAAAGCATGGGAACTCGTTCTGGTCGGCGCTGGACATGAAGGCTTCGCTTTAGGAAGGCTTGTAACCACAGTAATGCTTGAAGTCTAG